In one Pseudoliparis swirei isolate HS2019 ecotype Mariana Trench chromosome 23, NWPU_hadal_v1, whole genome shotgun sequence genomic region, the following are encoded:
- the elavl3 gene encoding ELAV-like protein 3 isoform X3, with protein MVTIISTMETQVSNGPSGTSLPNGPVISTNGSTDDSKTNLIVNYLPQNMTQEEFKSLFGSIGEIESCKLVRDKITGQSLGYGFVNYVDPNDADKAINTLNGLKLQTKTIKVSYARPSSASIRDANLYVSGLPKTMSQKDMEQLFSQYGRIITSRILVDQVTGISRGVGFIRFDKRNEAEEAIKGLNGQKPLGAAEPITVKFANNPSQKTGQALLTQLYQTAARRYTGPLHHQTQRFRFSPITIDSMTSLAGVNLTGPTGAGWCIFVYNLSPEADESVLWQLFGPFGAVTNVKVIRDFTTNKCKGFGFVTMTNYDEAAMAIASLNGYRLGDRVLQVSFKTSKQHKA; from the exons ATGGTTACT ATAATCAGCACCATGGAAACCCAGGTGTCCAACGGTCCAAGCGGAACCAGTCTGCCTAATGGTCCAGTCATCAGCACCAATGGCTCCACGGACGACAGCAAAACCAACCTGATCGTCAACTACCTGCCTCAGAACATGACCCAGGAAGAGTTCAAAAGTTTGTTCGGTAGCATCGGGGAGATTGAGTCCTGCAAGCTCGTCAGAGACAAGATCACAG GTCAGAGTTTGGGATATGGCTTTGTAAACTATGTGGATCCAAATGATGCAGATAAGGCCATCAACACACTCAATGGTCTCAAACTGCAGACTAAAACAATCAAG GTATCATATGCTCGGCCAAGCTCGGCTTCTATTCGCGATGCCAACCTTTACGTGAGCGGACTCCCTAAAACCATGAGCCAGAAGGACATGGAGCAGCTGTTCTCCCAGTACGGTCGCATCATCACGTCCCGCATCCTCGTGGACCAAGTCACAG GCATATCCCGAGGAGTGGGCTTCATCCGGTTCGACAAGCGAAACGAAGCCGAGGAGGCCATCAAAGGTCTGAACGGACAGAAGCCTTTGGGCGCCGCCGAGCCCATCACCGTCAAGTTCGCCAACAACCCGAGCCAGAAGACGGGCCAGGCCTTACTGACTCAGCTGTACCAGACCGCCGCCCGCCGCTACACGGGGCCCCTGCACCACCAGACTCAGCGTTTCAG GTTCTCCCCCATCACCATTGACAGCATGACCAGCCTGGCCGGGGTCAACCTCACCGGTCCCACTGGAGCCGGCTGGTGCATCTTTGTGTACAACTTGTCCCCCGAGGCGGACGAGAGCGTCCTGTGGCAGCTCTTCGGGCCTTTCGGCGCCGTCACCAACGTCAAGGTCATCCGCGACTTCACCACCAACAAATGTAAGGGCTTCGGCTTCGTCACCATGACCAACTACGACGAGGCCGCCATGGCGATCGCGAGCCTCAACGGCTACCGCCTGGGCGACCGCGTGCTGCAGGTTTCCTTCAAGACCAGCAAGCAGCACAAGgcctga
- the elavl3 gene encoding ELAV-like protein 3 isoform X2, which translates to MVTIISTMETQVSNGPSGTSLPNGPVISTNGSTDDSKTNLIVNYLPQNMTQEEFKSLFGSIGEIESCKLVRDKITGQSLGYGFVNYVDPNDADKAINTLNGLKLQTKTIKVSYARPSSASIRDANLYVSGLPKTMSQKDMEQLFSQYGRIITSRILVDQVTAGISRGVGFIRFDKRNEAEEAIKGLNGQKPLGAAEPITVKFANNPSQKTGQALLTQLYQTAARRYTGPLHHQTQRFRLDNLLNASYGVKRFSPITIDSMTSLAGVNLTGPTGAGWCIFVYNLSPEADESVLWQLFGPFGAVTNVKVIRDFTTNKCKGFGFVTMTNYDEAAMAIASLNGYRLGDRVLQVSFKTSKQHKA; encoded by the exons ATGGTTACT ATAATCAGCACCATGGAAACCCAGGTGTCCAACGGTCCAAGCGGAACCAGTCTGCCTAATGGTCCAGTCATCAGCACCAATGGCTCCACGGACGACAGCAAAACCAACCTGATCGTCAACTACCTGCCTCAGAACATGACCCAGGAAGAGTTCAAAAGTTTGTTCGGTAGCATCGGGGAGATTGAGTCCTGCAAGCTCGTCAGAGACAAGATCACAG GTCAGAGTTTGGGATATGGCTTTGTAAACTATGTGGATCCAAATGATGCAGATAAGGCCATCAACACACTCAATGGTCTCAAACTGCAGACTAAAACAATCAAG GTATCATATGCTCGGCCAAGCTCGGCTTCTATTCGCGATGCCAACCTTTACGTGAGCGGACTCCCTAAAACCATGAGCCAGAAGGACATGGAGCAGCTGTTCTCCCAGTACGGTCGCATCATCACGTCCCGCATCCTCGTGGACCAAGTCACAG CAGGCATATCCCGAGGAGTGGGCTTCATCCGGTTCGACAAGCGAAACGAAGCCGAGGAGGCCATCAAAGGTCTGAACGGACAGAAGCCTTTGGGCGCCGCCGAGCCCATCACCGTCAAGTTCGCCAACAACCCGAGCCAGAAGACGGGCCAGGCCTTACTGACTCAGCTGTACCAGACCGCCGCCCGCCGCTACACGGGGCCCCTGCACCACCAGACTCAGCGTTTCAG ACTCGACAATTTACTAAACGCCAGCTACGGAGTCAAGAG GTTCTCCCCCATCACCATTGACAGCATGACCAGCCTGGCCGGGGTCAACCTCACCGGTCCCACTGGAGCCGGCTGGTGCATCTTTGTGTACAACTTGTCCCCCGAGGCGGACGAGAGCGTCCTGTGGCAGCTCTTCGGGCCTTTCGGCGCCGTCACCAACGTCAAGGTCATCCGCGACTTCACCACCAACAAATGTAAGGGCTTCGGCTTCGTCACCATGACCAACTACGACGAGGCCGCCATGGCGATCGCGAGCCTCAACGGCTACCGCCTGGGCGACCGCGTGCTGCAGGTTTCCTTCAAGACCAGCAAGCAGCACAAGgcctga
- the elavl3 gene encoding ELAV-like protein 3 isoform X1: protein MVTIISTMETQVSNGPSGTSLPNGPVISTNGSTDDSKTNLIVNYLPQNMTQEEFKSLFGSIGEIESCKLVRDKITGQSLGYGFVNYVDPNDADKAINTLNGLKLQTKTIKVSYARPSSASIRDANLYVSGLPKTMSQKDMEQLFSQYGRIITSRILVDQVTAGISRGVGFIRFDKRNEAEEAIKGLNGQKPLGAAEPITVKFANNPSQKTGQALLTQLYQTAARRYTGPLHHQTQRFRLDNLLNASYGVKSSPTLFPRFSPITIDSMTSLAGVNLTGPTGAGWCIFVYNLSPEADESVLWQLFGPFGAVTNVKVIRDFTTNKCKGFGFVTMTNYDEAAMAIASLNGYRLGDRVLQVSFKTSKQHKA from the exons ATGGTTACT ATAATCAGCACCATGGAAACCCAGGTGTCCAACGGTCCAAGCGGAACCAGTCTGCCTAATGGTCCAGTCATCAGCACCAATGGCTCCACGGACGACAGCAAAACCAACCTGATCGTCAACTACCTGCCTCAGAACATGACCCAGGAAGAGTTCAAAAGTTTGTTCGGTAGCATCGGGGAGATTGAGTCCTGCAAGCTCGTCAGAGACAAGATCACAG GTCAGAGTTTGGGATATGGCTTTGTAAACTATGTGGATCCAAATGATGCAGATAAGGCCATCAACACACTCAATGGTCTCAAACTGCAGACTAAAACAATCAAG GTATCATATGCTCGGCCAAGCTCGGCTTCTATTCGCGATGCCAACCTTTACGTGAGCGGACTCCCTAAAACCATGAGCCAGAAGGACATGGAGCAGCTGTTCTCCCAGTACGGTCGCATCATCACGTCCCGCATCCTCGTGGACCAAGTCACAG CAGGCATATCCCGAGGAGTGGGCTTCATCCGGTTCGACAAGCGAAACGAAGCCGAGGAGGCCATCAAAGGTCTGAACGGACAGAAGCCTTTGGGCGCCGCCGAGCCCATCACCGTCAAGTTCGCCAACAACCCGAGCCAGAAGACGGGCCAGGCCTTACTGACTCAGCTGTACCAGACCGCCGCCCGCCGCTACACGGGGCCCCTGCACCACCAGACTCAGCGTTTCAG ACTCGACAATTTACTAAACGCCAGCTACGGAGTCAAGAG CTCTCCCACTCTCTTCCCCAGGTTCTCCCCCATCACCATTGACAGCATGACCAGCCTGGCCGGGGTCAACCTCACCGGTCCCACTGGAGCCGGCTGGTGCATCTTTGTGTACAACTTGTCCCCCGAGGCGGACGAGAGCGTCCTGTGGCAGCTCTTCGGGCCTTTCGGCGCCGTCACCAACGTCAAGGTCATCCGCGACTTCACCACCAACAAATGTAAGGGCTTCGGCTTCGTCACCATGACCAACTACGACGAGGCCGCCATGGCGATCGCGAGCCTCAACGGCTACCGCCTGGGCGACCGCGTGCTGCAGGTTTCCTTCAAGACCAGCAAGCAGCACAAGgcctga